CTGCGACGAGTCCGCTCTTGCAATTACCGAGCAGAATCCTACCTTAGGTAAATTTGCCCCGGTCACTGTTCTTGCAAACAATGTGCTTTCGCAAATTGACATCCATCGTGAATACGGTGGTGTCTTCCCTGCTGTCGCAAAGCGTGAACATGCAAAAGCACTCACCCCCCTTCTTATAAAAACTCTGAGCGATGCGGGCCTGCACCTCGCGGAACCAACTCCAATAGATCCCGTACTCGCGCAAGAGATTACGCTACTCCTTGAGCGTGAGCCTGAACTGCTTGAGCACATGCTCGCCATCATGCCCACGATTGCACGGCCTCAAATCGATGCAATAGCGCTCACCACAGGCCCTGGACTTGAGCCTGCACTCTGGGTGGGAATCAACTTTGCGAAGGCGTTGTCGCTACTATGGAATATCCCTGTATTACCAGTGAATCATATGGAAGGGCATCTGCTTGCAGCCATAGTTTCGGGACATATGGAGGATGATGGAAAACACGTGCTTATTCTCGATGAAGTTCAGTACCCAGCCTTAGGACTGCTCGTCTCAGGGGGGCACTCGGAACTCATTCTCATCGAAGCGCCCGGTGCTTACAAACTACTCGGGGAAACGCGCGACGATGCGGTTGGTGAAGCATTTGATAAAGTCGCAAGGCTGCTCGGACTCCCTTACCCTGGTGGTCCAGAAATATCGAAACTCGCGAATCTCGGCACGCAAGGAGCCTACAAATTGCCACGTCCGATGATCAATTCTGGGGACTATGACTTTTCTTTTGCGGGAATTAAGACCGCCGTACGTTATCTCCTTCAGGACATACCGGAAGTTACCGATGAAATACGTAATAATGTCGCCCGCGACTTCGAGGATTCTTGTATCGAAGTACTCACAAAGAAATCAGTCTCAGCTGCGCAGGAATTCGCTGCGCGAACAGCAATTATTGGAGGAGGAGTTTCCGCGAACCAGAAACTTCGTTCAATATTAAGCGAGAAACTTGGTGCGATAGGCATTCCATTACTTCTTCCCGACCGAGGATTATCGACGGATAATGCGCTCATGATTGCGCTTGCAGCACACCTGCATCCGAGAGACTCGGTAGCGCTTAACGAAATAAAAGCGCGCGGACACTGGAGAATTCATGAAGCATAATCAAAAGACCCTAAGCGAGGGTCTTTTGCATTATATATATCGTCTTTTTAACCACCACATGCCTACGATTGCACCACCAAAGAGTACAAGTGCGAGCAATGCTTTGGCATAGCCCCAGATGAGATTCTGCTTTTGGGGAACACTTTCGAGCGCGGTCGTCGAAACAACAATCGCATTTGGGGCTGCAGTTGTTGCCACCCCCGTTTCCGCCCCGAGCACTGCTCCCATCGCTTTTTTGCGAAGCTCTGCTTTAAGTATTTTCTTGTGGTCGTCCTGCACCGCTACAGCAGTATTCGTCGATGAAGACGCAGGTAATAGGTCGCTTGCTGAAGTAGTGGCTATAGCAATGCTAGACGGAGCAATGAAGCCAGAACCACTGGGAGCGTATCCTCCTATCACTACTGGATTTGGAGTTGGTGACATCTTTTGAAGCACCGTAACGACACGAGAGGTGGTCGCACCAAGATGAGTCAATGGATCAACAACCGCATAAGTCGTTACATATGTACCAGGAATGTTTGTGTCAGGAAGACCAGAAATGATGATCTGATCAGTGAGGTCACGACCATCCTTTTCTGCAGTTGCACCAGCATCAATATATGTGCTACCCAGCTCAAAAGAAAGTACACCTTCTCCATTACGGGTTATGTGAGGAAGTGTGCTCAAGAGGAATACTGGAAGTGTAACATCCGTATTGTCTACAAAGCTTACCGGTTGGCACTCATTACCACCGAGAAGCCCAACGCCACCAGGAATAGTAATACACACGGAGTAATCTGCGGGAATAACATTAAAAATATAATTTCCACCTCTATCGGGTATCACCGTCGTGGTCATTGTTCCACTTGCGTTGAGGAGTGACAAGGAAACAGAACCTTGTGCAGCAAGTATGCCTCGTGCGCCCTCATCTGCTTCCACCTTTCCCATAATATTCAATGCCTGAGGAAGTATGTTGGCCTGTTGAGCATCGGGACTCAACGTAAAAGAGCCTAGAGTAATGTCCCCTGTTGCAACTGGGTCGATTGCCACACACTGAGCATCATCAAGTAATGTATATCCGTCAGGAACAACGATACAGATGTTGCCCCCTCCCGGCACACTCAAAAATGAATATCCTCCTTGCTCGTCAGATATTGCGGTGTCGACGACAGTACTACTTGCGTCATATAGTTCAAAAAACACACCTGATTTTGCAGGATTTGTCTCACTGATATTCTCTCCTTCCCTAACAAGCCCAAAAATATTTGCAGTAGGTGCCTCTGCCGCGAGCGCGGTCTGAATACGAAAAATACTTTGCGCATCAAGTTTGTTCAACTCTAAAGCAAATGATAAAACAAAACTTAGCATGCCCATGGCAAGCAATGATGCGGTTGATATATTTTTCATAACTACAGGTAAGACACAATCAGGACAAATAACGATTTATTGTGTTACTCTAAGGGTACAAGCGAAGACGAAAGCTGTCAACGTACAACTTTATATACGATATAACAAAAGAC
The genomic region above belongs to Candidatus Paceibacterota bacterium and contains:
- the tsaD gene encoding tRNA (adenosine(37)-N6)-threonylcarbamoyltransferase complex transferase subunit TsaD, with the protein product MRILSIESSCDESALAITEQNPTLGKFAPVTVLANNVLSQIDIHREYGGVFPAVAKREHAKALTPLLIKTLSDAGLHLAEPTPIDPVLAQEITLLLEREPELLEHMLAIMPTIARPQIDAIALTTGPGLEPALWVGINFAKALSLLWNIPVLPVNHMEGHLLAAIVSGHMEDDGKHVLILDEVQYPALGLLVSGGHSELILIEAPGAYKLLGETRDDAVGEAFDKVARLLGLPYPGGPEISKLANLGTQGAYKLPRPMINSGDYDFSFAGIKTAVRYLLQDIPEVTDEIRNNVARDFEDSCIEVLTKKSVSAAQEFAARTAIIGGGVSANQKLRSILSEKLGAIGIPLLLPDRGLSTDNALMIALAAHLHPRDSVALNEIKARGHWRIHEA
- a CDS encoding immunoglobulin-like domain-containing protein encodes the protein MKNISTASLLAMGMLSFVLSFALELNKLDAQSIFRIQTALAAEAPTANIFGLVREGENISETNPAKSGVFFELYDASSTVVDTAISDEQGGYSFLSVPGGGNICIVVPDGYTLLDDAQCVAIDPVATGDITLGSFTLSPDAQQANILPQALNIMGKVEADEGARGILAAQGSVSLSLLNASGTMTTTVIPDRGGNYIFNVIPADYSVCITIPGGVGLLGGNECQPVSFVDNTDVTLPVFLLSTLPHITRNGEGVLSFELGSTYIDAGATAEKDGRDLTDQIIISGLPDTNIPGTYVTTYAVVDPLTHLGATTSRVVTVLQKMSPTPNPVVIGGYAPSGSGFIAPSSIAIATTSASDLLPASSSTNTAVAVQDDHKKILKAELRKKAMGAVLGAETGVATTAAPNAIVVSTTALESVPQKQNLIWGYAKALLALVLFGGAIVGMWWLKRRYI